Proteins found in one Candidatus Hydrogenedentota bacterium genomic segment:
- a CDS encoding tail fiber protein produces MADPFLGEIRAFAGNFAPLGWALCQGQLLPIAQNDALFALIGTTYGGDGQTSFALPNLAGRIPIHQGAGPGLTPRALGEAGGSETVALGVPQLPSHSHVAIGANSGAD; encoded by the coding sequence ATGGCTGATCCATTTCTGGGCGAGATCCGGGCCTTCGCCGGCAATTTCGCTCCCCTCGGGTGGGCGCTGTGTCAGGGGCAGCTTCTGCCCATCGCCCAGAACGACGCCTTGTTCGCGCTGATCGGGACGACCTATGGCGGTGACGGGCAAACCTCCTTTGCGCTGCCCAACCTCGCGGGCCGCATCCCCATCCATCAGGGTGCGGGGCCCGGCCTGACCCCGCGGGCGCTGGGGGAGGCGGGCGGCAGTGAAACCGTCGCCCTCGGCGTCCCGCAACTCCCCAGTCACAGCCACGTTGCGATTGGCGCCAACTCGGGTGCGGACAG